One stretch of Roseovarius mucosus DNA includes these proteins:
- a CDS encoding phosphoribosylanthranilate isomerase produces the protein MARDIRVKICGLTAAADVSAAVEAGAAYVGFVFFEKSPRNVGLMQARALALGVPPGVAKVALTVDADNATLDALTDQVPLDFLQLHGEESPARVSQIKARYGLPVIKAIGIAEAADLAQIDAYSGVADQLLIDAKPPPGATRPGGNALAFDWGLIAERDWALPWLLAGGLNPDNVALAVARTGARQLDVSSGVEAAPGIKDAGLIRAFIRNAQGA, from the coding sequence ATGGCGAGAGATATTCGTGTCAAGATTTGCGGTCTGACCGCCGCTGCTGACGTGTCGGCGGCGGTCGAGGCGGGTGCGGCCTATGTCGGGTTCGTATTCTTCGAGAAATCACCGCGGAATGTGGGGCTGATGCAGGCGCGGGCGCTTGCCTTGGGCGTGCCGCCGGGAGTGGCCAAGGTGGCGCTGACGGTCGATGCCGATAACGCCACGCTTGATGCGCTGACGGATCAGGTGCCGCTCGATTTCCTGCAATTGCATGGGGAAGAGAGCCCCGCGCGGGTATCCCAGATCAAAGCACGCTATGGCCTGCCGGTGATCAAGGCGATTGGGATCGCCGAAGCTGCGGATCTGGCGCAGATTGACGCGTATAGCGGTGTGGCCGATCAGCTTTTGATCGACGCCAAGCCCCCACCGGGGGCGACAAGACCGGGCGGCAATGCGCTGGCCTTTGACTGGGGTTTGATCGCGGAGCGCGACTGGGCGTTGCCATGGCTTTTGGCGGGGGGGCTGAACCCGGACAATGTGGCCCTGGCGGTGGCGCGCACGGGCGCGCGGCAACTTGATGTCTCAAGCGGGGTCGAGGCTGCGCCGGGGATCAAGGACGCAGGCCTGATCCGCGCGTTTATCCGCAATGCCCAAGGTGCTTGA
- the mazG gene encoding nucleoside triphosphate pyrophosphohydrolase: protein MPDDTLIHDPDGGLPRLIAIMARLRDPDTGCPWDIEQDFASIAPYTIEEAYEVADAIEQQNWQELRGELGDLLLQVVFHSQIAQDQGLFDVQDVANAISDKMVARHPHVFGTESRDKTAEQQTRDWEVVKAAERAAEAKTGTLDGVALGLPALLRAVKLQKRAARVGFDWPDSSHVLNKIREEVEELHEAATELTQDAVEEEFGDLLFVMANLARHMKVCPETALRRANAKFTRRFERIEALLAERGKRPVESDLAEMDTLWDQAKAEERQ from the coding sequence ATGCCTGACGATACGCTCATCCACGATCCCGACGGGGGCTTGCCCCGCCTCATCGCCATCATGGCGCGGCTGCGCGATCCCGATACCGGCTGTCCTTGGGACATCGAACAGGATTTCGCCAGCATCGCCCCCTACACCATCGAAGAAGCCTATGAGGTGGCCGACGCCATCGAGCAGCAGAACTGGCAAGAGCTGCGCGGCGAATTGGGCGACTTGCTCTTGCAGGTCGTGTTTCATTCCCAGATTGCCCAGGACCAAGGCCTGTTTGATGTGCAGGACGTGGCCAACGCCATCTCTGACAAGATGGTCGCGCGCCATCCGCATGTGTTCGGCACCGAAAGCCGCGACAAGACCGCCGAGCAACAGACCCGCGATTGGGAGGTGGTCAAAGCCGCCGAACGCGCCGCCGAGGCCAAGACCGGCACGCTTGACGGTGTGGCCCTTGGCCTGCCTGCGCTCCTGCGCGCGGTCAAACTGCAAAAACGCGCCGCGCGGGTGGGCTTTGATTGGCCCGACTCCTCTCATGTTCTCAACAAGATACGCGAAGAAGTTGAAGAGTTGCACGAAGCCGCAACCGAACTGACCCAAGACGCGGTGGAAGAGGAGTTCGGCGATCTTCTGTTTGTCATGGCCAATCTCGCCCGGCACATGAAGGTTTGCCCCGAAACCGCCCTGCGCCGCGCCAATGCCAAATTCACCCGGCGATTCGAGCGGATCGAGGCGCTCTTGGCCGAACGCGGCAAACGCCCGGTCGAGTCGGATCTGGCCGAAATGGACACGCTCTGGGATCAGGCCAAGGCCGAAGAACGCCAGTGA
- a CDS encoding DUF2237 family protein produces MSIMDEARNVLGEALEPCSTKPLTGFFRDGHCNTCAEDHGSHTVCAQMTAEFLAFSKYVGNDLSTPHPEFQFPGLKPGDHWCLCAARFLQAHDEGCAPLVRLDATHVRALEIVPLEVLQQHAALER; encoded by the coding sequence ATGTCGATCATGGATGAGGCCCGCAATGTTCTGGGCGAGGCGCTGGAACCCTGTTCAACCAAGCCGCTCACCGGCTTTTTCCGGGATGGTCATTGCAACACCTGCGCCGAGGATCACGGCAGCCACACGGTCTGCGCCCAGATGACCGCAGAGTTTCTGGCCTTTTCCAAATATGTCGGCAATGATCTGAGCACGCCACACCCCGAATTTCAGTTTCCCGGCCTGAAACCGGGCGATCACTGGTGTCTCTGCGCCGCGCGCTTTCTTCAGGCCCATGACGAGGGGTGCGCGCCTTTGGTGCGGCTTGATGCCACCCATGTGCGCGCCCTCGAAATCGTTCCGCTCGAGGTTCTGCAACAACATGCCGCCCTCGAGAGGTAA
- a CDS encoding M20 aminoacylase family protein, producing the protein MAVINRIAGFSEEMTAWRRHLHAHPELGFDCHETAGFVVARLREFGITQIETGVATSGVVAVIDGRGDGPTIGLRADMDALPMTEITGLEYASQTPGKMHACGHDGHTTMLLGAAKYLAETRNFAGRVVLLFQPAEEGPGGGRIMVEEGALSRYGVEQVYALHTLPGAPAGTFETTPGPIMAAVDTLHIDVIGRGGHGAMPHECLDPVVAAVAIVQAIQTIVSRNRNPLDDLVISVTQIHTGTVDNVIPETAYINATIRTFTPEVQEMVHRRLREVALGTAAAHGVRAEVRIELGYPATYNDADKTAFAAEVAREVVGADAVIADRPREMGAEDFSYMLQERPGSYLFLGQGEGPGLHHPGFNFNDAVAPVGASFFARLVERAQPVS; encoded by the coding sequence ATGGCCGTGATCAATCGAATTGCCGGGTTTTCCGAGGAAATGACGGCGTGGCGGCGGCATCTGCATGCGCATCCCGAGTTGGGCTTTGATTGCCATGAAACAGCGGGTTTTGTGGTCGCGCGCTTGCGCGAGTTCGGCATTACCCAGATCGAAACCGGGGTGGCGACCAGTGGTGTGGTCGCGGTGATCGACGGGCGGGGTGATGGCCCCACGATCGGGTTGCGGGCTGATATGGACGCGCTGCCGATGACCGAGATTACCGGGCTAGAGTATGCCAGCCAAACCCCCGGCAAAATGCATGCCTGCGGCCATGACGGGCATACGACCATGTTGCTGGGGGCCGCCAAATATCTGGCGGAGACGCGGAATTTTGCAGGGCGTGTGGTGCTGCTGTTTCAACCGGCAGAAGAGGGGCCGGGCGGCGGGCGCATCATGGTCGAAGAGGGCGCATTGAGCCGCTACGGGGTGGAGCAGGTCTATGCGCTGCACACGCTGCCCGGCGCGCCCGCTGGCACGTTCGAGACCACGCCGGGGCCGATCATGGCGGCGGTGGATACGCTGCATATCGACGTGATCGGGCGGGGTGGGCATGGGGCGATGCCGCATGAATGCCTGGACCCAGTGGTGGCGGCGGTGGCCATCGTGCAGGCGATTCAGACCATTGTCAGCCGCAACCGCAACCCGCTGGATGATCTGGTAATCTCGGTGACGCAGATTCATACCGGCACGGTTGATAACGTGATCCCCGAGACCGCCTATATCAACGCCACGATCCGAACCTTCACGCCCGAAGTGCAGGAAATGGTGCATCGACGGCTGCGCGAAGTGGCGTTGGGGACGGCGGCGGCGCATGGGGTGCGGGCCGAGGTGCGGATCGAGCTTGGCTATCCCGCCACCTATAATGATGCCGACAAGACCGCCTTTGCCGCAGAGGTAGCGCGCGAGGTGGTGGGCGCGGATGCTGTCATCGCGGACCGCCCACGCGAGATGGGGGCCGAGGATTTTTCCTATATGCTGCAAGAGCGCCCCGGGTCGTATCTGTTTCTTGGGCAGGGCGAGGGGCCGGGCTTGCATCATCCGGGGTTCAATTTCAATGATGCGGTGGCGCCGGTTGGGGCCTCGTTTTTCGCGCGGCTGGTCGAGCGCGCGCAACCTGTGAGCTGA
- a CDS encoding class I SAM-dependent DNA methyltransferase: protein MTRDPEDLSDVYGAKTPEQSRAIYNDWALSYDADNLARGFRLPSLGAAMFARFMGTAEGPVLDAACGTGLVGESLRILGYGPITGCDLSPGMLAAAQATGHYADLVEAEMGSGLPFADDRFAGFICVGAFGPGHAPAESLIHLARVTRPGGIGVFNLLEATLKAQGFQSVLESLVDSGQIHIAQRSEPFLPFLLAEPDLWSRLYVIRRL, encoded by the coding sequence ATGACCCGTGATCCCGAGGATCTGAGCGATGTGTATGGGGCGAAGACGCCCGAGCAATCCCGCGCGATCTATAACGATTGGGCGCTGAGTTATGACGCCGATAATCTGGCGCGGGGGTTTCGGCTTCCGTCGCTGGGGGCGGCGATGTTTGCGCGGTTCATGGGGACGGCTGAGGGGCCTGTTTTGGATGCCGCCTGTGGCACCGGGCTGGTGGGCGAGAGCCTGCGGATTCTGGGCTATGGCCCGATCACCGGCTGTGATCTTTCGCCCGGTATGTTGGCGGCGGCGCAGGCAACAGGGCACTACGCCGATCTGGTCGAGGCGGAGATGGGGAGTGGTCTGCCCTTTGCCGATGACAGGTTTGCAGGCTTTATCTGTGTCGGGGCGTTTGGCCCCGGTCATGCCCCGGCGGAGAGCCTTATTCATCTGGCCCGCGTGACGCGCCCCGGCGGTATTGGGGTGTTCAACCTGCTGGAAGCCACATTGAAGGCGCAGGGGTTTCAATCGGTGCTGGAATCGCTGGTGGACAGTGGCCAGATCCATATCGCGCAGCGGTCAGAGCCGTTCTTGCCCTTTCTTTTGGCCGAGCCGGACCTTTGGTCGCGGCTCTATGTGATCCGCCGCCTTTGA
- a CDS encoding nucleoside hydrolase: MTARQIIIDTDPGQDDAVAILFALACPEAFDVLGLTCVAGNVPLDLTTRNARKICELAGRPDLAVFAGCDRPLGRALVTAEHVHGRSGLDGPDLPEPTMPLQDQHAVDFLIDTLRARPAGTVTLVPIGPLTNIATAFQRAPDIVARVQEIVLMGGAHAAHGNVTPAAEFNIHVDPEAAACVLASGVLLTLLPLDVTHQALVTPARNAAFRAIGTPVGEAVGALTGFYERYRPERHGADGAPLHDPCTIGWLLRPDLFTARHVNVEIETHSELTMGMTVVDWWAVTGRPANATFVHDINAQAFFDLLTERLARL; encoded by the coding sequence ATGACGGCACGACAGATCATCATCGACACCGATCCCGGTCAGGATGACGCGGTGGCGATCCTCTTTGCCTTGGCCTGTCCCGAGGCGTTCGACGTGCTTGGCCTGACCTGCGTGGCAGGCAACGTGCCGCTGGATCTGACCACGCGCAACGCGCGCAAAATCTGCGAACTGGCGGGCCGCCCCGATCTTGCGGTCTTTGCCGGATGCGACCGGCCCCTTGGCCGCGCTCTCGTGACCGCAGAGCATGTGCATGGCCGCTCTGGTCTTGATGGCCCCGACCTGCCCGAACCGACCATGCCGCTTCAGGACCAGCACGCTGTCGATTTCCTTATCGACACCCTGCGCGCGCGCCCCGCCGGCACGGTCACGCTGGTGCCTATCGGCCCGCTGACCAATATCGCCACCGCCTTTCAGCGCGCGCCCGACATCGTCGCGCGCGTACAAGAGATTGTGCTTATGGGCGGGGCCCATGCCGCGCATGGCAATGTGACCCCGGCGGCAGAATTCAACATCCATGTCGACCCCGAGGCTGCCGCCTGCGTGCTCGCCTCTGGCGTGCTACTGACCCTGCTGCCACTCGATGTCACGCATCAGGCATTGGTCACCCCCGCCCGCAACGCCGCCTTTCGCGCCATCGGAACCCCGGTGGGCGAGGCTGTCGGCGCACTGACCGGGTTTTATGAACGCTACCGCCCCGAACGCCACGGCGCGGATGGTGCACCGCTGCATGATCCCTGCACGATTGGCTGGCTCTTGCGCCCCGATCTTTTTACCGCCCGCCACGTCAATGTGGAAATCGAGACGCACTCGGAATTGACCATGGGCATGACCGTGGTGGATTGGTGGGCTGTCACCGGTCGCCCCGCCAATGCCACCTTTGTTCACGATATCAACGCGCAGGCCTTCTTTGACCTGCTCACTGAAAGGCTCGCGCGCCTATGA
- a CDS encoding carboxymuconolactone decarboxylase family protein, with translation MATVTLISDAEATPEVRAVFDDIRATRGSDFINNFWRALAHDPALLSATWQRLKSVMGPGTLDPLTKELIYIAVSVTNGCEYCAHSHTAAARAKGMTPAQHGELLSVIGMASQTNALATALQVPVDEVFKV, from the coding sequence ATGGCCACAGTGACCCTCATCAGCGATGCCGAAGCCACACCAGAGGTGCGCGCCGTCTTCGACGACATCCGCGCCACGCGCGGCAGCGATTTCATCAACAATTTCTGGCGCGCGCTGGCGCATGACCCGGCGCTCCTCAGCGCCACATGGCAGCGGCTCAAATCCGTGATGGGCCCCGGCACCCTTGATCCCCTGACCAAGGAACTGATCTATATCGCCGTGTCGGTGACCAATGGCTGCGAATACTGCGCCCATTCCCACACCGCAGCGGCCCGCGCCAAGGGCATGACCCCCGCACAGCACGGTGAGTTGCTCTCCGTCATCGGCATGGCATCGCAAACCAACGCCCTCGCCACCGCTCTTCAGGTGCCGGTGGATGAGGTGTTCAAGGTCTGA
- a CDS encoding GNAT family N-acetyltransferase, with the protein MTALTLARPDDLDRLLSLVAAFHQETGIAQSEATRRAALLPMLEGSPHGVTYLIGPGRAPIGYIVISFGWSVEFGGLDGYVDEFYIRPSVRGRGIGSEVMISLPKALAGAGLKALHLEVRRDNDKARALYRKLRFEPRDAYSLMTCAL; encoded by the coding sequence ATGACCGCCCTAACCCTCGCCCGGCCCGATGATCTGGACCGGCTCTTGTCTCTGGTCGCCGCCTTTCACCAAGAGACCGGCATCGCCCAGTCCGAGGCCACCCGCCGCGCCGCACTTTTGCCCATGCTCGAAGGCAGCCCGCATGGCGTGACCTACCTCATCGGACCGGGGCGTGCGCCAATCGGCTATATCGTCATCAGCTTTGGCTGGTCGGTCGAATTCGGCGGACTCGATGGATATGTTGATGAATTCTACATCCGGCCCAGCGTGCGCGGGCGCGGCATCGGCTCGGAAGTGATGATCAGCCTGCCCAAGGCCCTGGCCGGTGCCGGATTAAAGGCGCTGCACCTTGAAGTGCGGCGCGACAATGACAAGGCGCGCGCGCTTTATCGCAAGCTGCGTTTCGAACCACGCGACGCCTACAGCCTCATGACCTGTGCGCTCTAG
- the trpB gene encoding tryptophan synthase subunit beta codes for MNDLFNSFMTGPDEKGRFGDFGGRFVSETLMPLILELEEQYEHAKTDPSFWDEMHDLWTHYVGRPSPLYYADRLTQHFGGAKIYLKRDELNHTGAHKINNVLGQIILARRMGKKRIIAETGAGQHGVATATVCAKFGLQCVVYMGAHDVERQAPNVFRMRLLGAEVVPVTSGRGTLKDAMNDALRDWVTNVRDTFYCIGTVAGPHPYPAMVRDFQSIIGKETKEQMQAAEGRLPDTLVAAIGGGSNAMGLFYPFLDDPTVNIIGVEAGGHGVDDRMEHCASLTGGRPGVLHGNRTYLLQDADGQILEGHSISAGLDYPGIGPEHSWLHETGRAKYVSITDVEALEAFQLCCAQEGIIPALEPSHALAHVMKIAPTLPKDHLLVMNMCGRGDKDIFTVAKHLGFDMKI; via the coding sequence ATGAACGATCTCTTCAACAGCTTTATGACTGGTCCCGACGAAAAGGGCCGGTTTGGCGATTTCGGCGGGCGGTTTGTGTCGGAAACCCTGATGCCGCTCATTCTGGAACTGGAAGAGCAGTATGAGCACGCCAAGACCGATCCATCGTTCTGGGACGAGATGCACGATCTGTGGACGCATTACGTGGGCCGCCCGTCGCCGCTCTATTATGCGGACCGTCTGACGCAGCATTTTGGCGGGGCCAAGATTTATCTCAAGCGGGATGAGTTGAACCACACGGGCGCGCATAAGATCAACAATGTGCTGGGGCAGATCATCCTTGCCCGCCGTATGGGCAAAAAGCGGATCATCGCGGAAACGGGGGCCGGTCAGCATGGGGTTGCCACGGCGACCGTCTGCGCCAAGTTCGGGCTGCAATGCGTGGTCTATATGGGCGCGCATGATGTCGAGCGTCAGGCGCCCAATGTGTTCCGGATGCGTTTGCTTGGCGCGGAGGTGGTGCCGGTCACGTCTGGTCGCGGCACGCTCAAGGACGCGATGAACGACGCGCTGCGCGATTGGGTCACGAATGTGCGTGACACGTTCTATTGCATCGGCACCGTGGCCGGGCCGCATCCCTATCCGGCGATGGTGCGCGATTTCCAATCGATCATCGGCAAGGAAACCAAAGAGCAGATGCAGGCCGCCGAAGGGCGTCTGCCGGATACGCTGGTGGCGGCGATTGGCGGCGGGTCAAATGCGATGGGGCTGTTTTACCCGTTCCTTGACGATCCAACGGTAAATATCATCGGGGTCGAGGCCGGGGGCCATGGCGTTGACGACCGGATGGAGCATTGCGCGTCGCTGACGGGCGGGCGGCCCGGCGTGTTGCATGGCAACCGCACCTATCTTTTGCAGGATGCCGATGGGCAGATCCTTGAGGGGCATTCCATCTCGGCCGGTCTTGATTATCCGGGGATCGGTCCCGAGCATAGCTGGCTGCATGAAACGGGGCGCGCCAAATATGTCTCGATCACGGATGTCGAGGCGCTGGAGGCGTTCCAGCTTTGCTGTGCGCAAGAGGGGATTATTCCCGCGCTGGAACCAAGCCATGCCTTGGCCCATGTGATGAAAATCGCGCCGACCCTGCCCAAGGATCATCTTTTGGTGATGAATATGTGTGGGCGCGGCGACAAGGATATCTTTACCGTCGCCAAGCATCTGGGATTTGACATGAAGATCTGA
- a CDS encoding lipopolysaccharide assembly protein LapA domain-containing protein has product MRYIRYASIAIFALALVLIALANRGVVTLRVLPDELAGFAALNPTYDLPLFIVIFGGILMGLIVGFIWEWIREAGERAAAARQARELASLRAEIKRLKGERHQGKDEVLALLDQAS; this is encoded by the coding sequence ATGCGCTATATCCGCTATGCTTCGATTGCCATTTTCGCCCTTGCGCTGGTGCTCATTGCGCTGGCCAATCGCGGGGTCGTGACCCTGCGGGTGTTGCCCGATGAATTGGCGGGGTTTGCCGCGCTCAATCCGACCTATGATCTGCCGCTTTTCATCGTGATCTTTGGCGGCATTCTGATGGGTTTGATTGTCGGGTTCATCTGGGAATGGATTCGTGAGGCGGGCGAACGGGCGGCGGCGGCACGGCAGGCGCGCGAACTGGCAAGCCTGCGAGCCGAGATCAAGCGGCTTAAGGGTGAGCGGCATCAGGGCAAGGATGAGGTTCTGGCGCTGTTGGATCAGGCGAGTTAA
- the grxD gene encoding Grx4 family monothiol glutaredoxin translates to MTDAKTRIEETVKSADVVLYMKGTKDMPQCGFSSRVAGVLNYMGVDFKDVNVLDDADIRQGIKDYSDWPTIPQLYVKGEFVGGCDIITEMTLSGELDDLFEKSGVSYDKDAAEKIREANA, encoded by the coding sequence ATGACTGACGCCAAAACCCGCATTGAAGAGACCGTGAAATCCGCCGATGTCGTGCTCTACATGAAGGGCACCAAGGACATGCCGCAATGCGGCTTCTCCTCCCGCGTGGCGGGCGTGCTGAATTACATGGGCGTTGATTTCAAGGATGTGAACGTACTCGACGATGCGGACATCCGCCAAGGGATCAAGGACTATTCCGACTGGCCCACCATCCCGCAGCTTTACGTCAAAGGCGAATTCGTGGGCGGCTGCGACATCATCACCGAGATGACGCTCTCGGGCGAACTCGACGACCTTTTCGAGAAATCCGGCGTGTCCTATGACAAGGACGCCGCCGAGAAAATCCGCGAAGCCAACGCCTGA
- the speB gene encoding agmatinase has product MALEDAKKQVDQAFTRAELRGASYENTFGGALSFARRRYSKDLSGVDVAITGVPFDQSVTNRTGTRMGPRAVREASALQVYDPPYGWDGYDPLSHLSIVDYGDLAFDYAHVSAFPKALHEHAKGILEAGAACFAIGGDHYITLPLLQAHAEKYGPLAVVHFDAHSDTWADDDLTRIDHGTMMYKAVKQGFVDVARSVQVGIRTTNPDTMGFTTLDARQVHLEGPVEIARKIKEIVGDAQVYMTFDIDALDPAYAPGTGTPVWGGLTSGQAAIILRDLAGINLVGGDMVEVSPPYDTTGATAIAGAHVLMEMLCLWGWTRRD; this is encoded by the coding sequence ATGGCACTGGAAGATGCGAAGAAGCAGGTGGATCAGGCGTTCACCCGCGCGGAGTTGCGGGGGGCAAGTTATGAGAACACCTTTGGTGGGGCGCTGTCCTTTGCGCGGAGGCGCTATAGCAAGGACTTGAGCGGCGTGGATGTGGCGATCACCGGGGTGCCGTTTGATCAATCCGTGACCAACCGGACCGGCACCCGCATGGGGCCGCGTGCGGTGCGTGAGGCGAGCGCATTGCAGGTCTATGATCCGCCCTATGGCTGGGATGGCTATGATCCGCTGTCCCATCTCAGCATTGTGGATTACGGGGATTTAGCCTTTGATTACGCGCATGTATCGGCCTTTCCTAAGGCATTGCATGAGCATGCCAAGGGTATCTTGGAGGCTGGGGCCGCCTGTTTTGCCATCGGGGGCGATCACTATATCACACTGCCGCTGTTGCAGGCGCATGCGGAAAAATATGGGCCGCTGGCGGTGGTGCATTTCGATGCCCATTCCGACACATGGGCGGATGACGATCTGACGCGCATTGACCATGGCACGATGATGTACAAGGCGGTGAAGCAAGGGTTTGTGGATGTGGCGCGCTCGGTGCAGGTGGGCATTCGCACCACCAATCCCGACACAATGGGCTTTACCACGCTTGATGCGCGGCAGGTGCATCTGGAGGGGCCGGTGGAAATCGCGCGCAAGATCAAGGAGATCGTGGGCGATGCGCAGGTTTACATGACCTTTGACATTGACGCGCTTGACCCGGCCTATGCACCCGGCACCGGCACGCCGGTTTGGGGGGGGCTGACCTCGGGGCAGGCGGCGATAATTTTGCGCGATCTGGCAGGGATCAATCTGGTGGGCGGCGATATGGTCGAGGTTTCGCCACCCTATGACACGACGGGGGCCACCGCGATTGCGGGGGCGCATGTGCTGATGGAAATGCTGTGCCTCTGGGGCTGGACCCGGCGCGATTGA
- a CDS encoding GNAT family N-acetyltransferase: MPKVLEFREARRDEVAQVVALLRDDVLGQGRELGDMSEYLTAFDAMQAEGNNHLIVGVDAQGAVLATYQITMISGLSLLAVRRAQVESVRIARHLRGQGLGHLMFADVEARARAAGCRLIQLTMNATRTESRRFYESLGYRASHVGFKRALD; this comes from the coding sequence ATGCCCAAGGTGCTTGAATTCCGCGAGGCGCGTCGTGATGAGGTTGCGCAGGTGGTTGCGCTTTTGCGCGACGATGTGCTGGGGCAGGGGCGGGAACTGGGGGATATGTCCGAGTATCTGACCGCCTTTGACGCCATGCAGGCCGAGGGCAACAATCACCTCATTGTGGGCGTTGACGCGCAGGGCGCGGTGCTGGCCACCTATCAAATCACGATGATCAGCGGGCTATCGCTTTTGGCGGTGCGGCGGGCGCAGGTGGAAAGCGTGCGGATTGCAAGGCATCTTCGGGGGCAGGGATTGGGGCATCTCATGTTTGCGGATGTCGAGGCGCGCGCGCGTGCCGCCGGATGCCGGTTGATCCAACTGACCATGAATGCGACCCGCACCGAGAGCCGCCGGTTTTACGAGAGCCTTGGTTACAGGGCGTCGCATGTCGGCTTTAAGCGGGCCTTGGATTAG
- the ihfB gene encoding integration host factor subunit beta, translated as MIRSELIQKIADENPHLYQRDVERIVNTIFNEITDALAEGNRVELRGFGAFSVKKRDARTGRNPRTGESVHVEEKNVPFFKTGKLLRDRLNGK; from the coding sequence ATGATCCGATCGGAACTGATTCAAAAAATCGCTGACGAGAACCCGCATCTTTATCAGCGCGACGTCGAGCGTATCGTCAACACCATCTTCAACGAGATCACCGATGCGCTGGCCGAGGGCAACCGCGTCGAGTTGCGCGGCTTTGGTGCGTTCTCGGTGAAAAAGCGGGATGCGCGCACAGGTCGCAATCCACGCACCGGTGAAAGCGTGCATGTTGAAGAGAAAAACGTGCCCTTCTTCAAGACCGGCAAGCTCTTGCGTGACCGGCTCAACGGAAAGTAA